The Xanthomonas indica genome has a segment encoding these proteins:
- a CDS encoding DegT/DnrJ/EryC1/StrS family aminotransferase, which produces MSIPVTSPLLPPLEAFVPYLEQIWRSRILTNGGDMHRALEKALAEYLGVNHLALLTNGTLALLTALQALRITGEVITTPYSFVATAHSLLWRGIKPVFVDIDPQTMNLDPLKIEAAITPHTTAIMPVHCYGTPCDTAAIERIADTYNLKVIYDAAHAFGVKDEGGSILRHGDLSVLSFHATKVFNTFEGGAIVCPDAKTYQRISRLKNFGFVDETTVVATGINGKMSEINAAFGLLQLQHIDDALAQRGAIDAQYRRRLAQVPGIRCLAPREPALSNYASFPILVEDAFPLARDELHRLLRSHDILVRRYFYPLISDFPMYRGLPSSAPAGLPVARQMAERVLCLPIFPGLAAQQVDAIVDLIAAAGGVLPASDSASITAPSSFAQPVEPAA; this is translated from the coding sequence ATGTCCATCCCCGTCACCAGTCCGCTGCTGCCGCCCCTGGAGGCGTTCGTTCCGTACCTGGAGCAGATCTGGCGCAGCCGCATCCTGACCAACGGCGGCGACATGCACCGGGCGCTGGAGAAGGCCCTGGCCGAGTACCTGGGGGTGAACCACCTGGCGCTGCTGACCAACGGCACCCTGGCACTGCTGACTGCGCTGCAGGCGCTGCGCATCACCGGCGAGGTCATCACCACGCCGTATTCCTTCGTCGCCACCGCGCATTCGCTGCTGTGGCGCGGCATCAAGCCGGTGTTCGTGGACATCGATCCGCAGACCATGAACCTGGATCCGCTCAAGATCGAGGCGGCGATCACCCCGCACACCACTGCGATCATGCCGGTGCACTGCTACGGCACGCCCTGCGACACCGCCGCGATCGAGCGCATCGCCGACACCTACAACCTCAAGGTCATCTACGATGCCGCCCATGCGTTCGGGGTCAAGGACGAGGGCGGCTCGATCCTGCGCCACGGCGACCTCAGCGTGCTCAGCTTCCACGCCACCAAGGTGTTCAACACCTTCGAAGGCGGCGCCATCGTCTGCCCGGACGCCAAGACCTACCAGCGTATCAGCCGGCTGAAGAACTTCGGCTTCGTCGACGAGACCACCGTGGTGGCGACCGGCATCAACGGCAAGATGAGCGAGATCAACGCCGCCTTCGGGCTGCTGCAACTGCAGCACATCGACGACGCGCTGGCGCAGCGCGGGGCGATCGATGCGCAGTACCGGCGGCGCCTGGCGCAGGTGCCGGGGATCCGCTGCCTGGCACCGCGGGAACCGGCACTGTCCAATTACGCCTCGTTCCCGATCCTGGTCGAGGATGCCTTCCCGCTGGCGCGCGACGAACTGCACCGGCTGCTGCGCAGCCACGACATCCTGGTACGCCGCTATTTCTACCCGCTGATCAGCGATTTCCCGATGTATCGCGGCCTGCCCTCCTCCGCGCCGGCCGGCCTGCCGGTGGCGCGGCAGATGGCCGAACGCGTGCTGTGCCTGCCGATCTTTCCCGGACTGGCGGCCCAGCAGGTGGACGCCATCGTCGACCTGATCGCCGCGGCGGGCGGCGTCCTGCCCGCGTCCGATTCCGCTAGCATCACCGCCCCTTCCTCCTTCGCCCAACCCGTGGAACCCGCAGCATGA